Proteins from a genomic interval of Sphingomonas sp. Y38-1Y:
- the xylA gene encoding xylose isomerase yields MATDFFADIPQIKYEGPDSDNELAFRFYDKDRVVLGKRMEDHLRFALCFWHTFCWPGSDVFGGGTFNRPWHAGANDSAAAAMKREVAFDFFQKMDVPFYCFHDVDVMAEANDVTSHRRYLAEAVDHLEKLQASSGRKLLWGTANLFSHPRFAAGAATSPDPEVYAFAAMQVRDVLEATHRLGGENYVLWGGREGYETILNTDLKREMDNFGRFLSLVVEHKHKIGFTGTILIEPKPHEPTKHQYDFDTATVYGFLKRYGLENEVAVNIEANHATLSGHTFEHELAMAGALGIFGSIDANRGDHQNGWDTDQFPNSVEELTLAMLEVIRAGGFTTGGFNFDAKVRRQSIDPVDLFYGHIGGIDTVAKGLLNAAAIIEDGRVDAIRAKRYSGWTDGLGGELAGLDLAGIADLAVTRDLKPSHKSGQQERLENLVNRFV; encoded by the coding sequence ATGGCCACCGACTTCTTCGCCGACATCCCCCAGATCAAATATGAGGGGCCGGACAGCGACAACGAGCTCGCGTTCCGCTTCTACGACAAGGACCGGGTGGTCCTCGGCAAGCGGATGGAGGATCACCTCCGCTTCGCGCTCTGCTTCTGGCACACCTTCTGCTGGCCGGGCAGCGACGTGTTCGGCGGCGGCACCTTCAACCGCCCCTGGCACGCCGGCGCCAACGACAGCGCCGCCGCGGCGATGAAGCGCGAGGTCGCGTTCGACTTCTTCCAGAAGATGGACGTCCCCTTCTACTGCTTCCACGACGTCGATGTGATGGCCGAGGCGAACGACGTCACGTCGCACCGCCGCTATCTGGCCGAGGCGGTCGATCACCTGGAGAAGCTTCAGGCGTCCAGCGGTCGCAAGCTCCTGTGGGGCACCGCCAACCTGTTCAGCCACCCGCGCTTCGCCGCGGGCGCGGCGACCAGCCCCGACCCCGAGGTCTATGCCTTTGCCGCGATGCAGGTCCGCGACGTGCTCGAAGCGACCCATCGCCTGGGCGGCGAGAACTACGTCCTGTGGGGCGGCCGCGAGGGCTATGAGACGATCCTCAACACCGACCTGAAGCGCGAAATGGACAATTTCGGCCGCTTCCTGAGCCTGGTCGTCGAGCACAAGCACAAGATCGGCTTCACCGGCACGATCCTGATCGAGCCCAAGCCGCACGAGCCGACCAAGCACCAGTACGACTTCGACACCGCCACCGTGTACGGCTTCCTCAAGCGCTATGGCCTGGAGAACGAGGTCGCGGTGAACATCGAGGCGAACCACGCCACGCTGTCGGGCCACACCTTCGAGCATGAGCTGGCGATGGCCGGCGCGCTCGGCATCTTCGGCTCGATCGATGCCAACCGCGGCGACCACCAGAATGGTTGGGACACTGACCAGTTTCCGAACTCGGTCGAGGAACTGACGCTGGCGATGCTCGAGGTGATCCGCGCTGGCGGCTTCACCACCGGTGGCTTCAACTTCGACGCCAAGGTGCGCCGCCAGTCGATCGACCCGGTCGACCTGTTCTATGGCCACATCGGCGGCATCGACACCGTCGCGAAGGGCCTGCTCAACGCCGCCGCGATCATCGAGGACGGCCGCGTCGATGCAATTCGCGCCAAGCGCTATTCGGGCTGGACCGACGGCCTGGGCGGCGAGCTTGCCGGCCTCGACCTGGCGGGCATCGCCGACCTCGCGGTGACACGCGACCTGAAGCCCAGCCACAAGTCGGGCCAGCAGGAGCGGCTCGAGAACCTCGTCAACCGCTTCGTCTGA
- the xylB gene encoding xylulokinase encodes MFLGIDIGTSGVKAVALDERGGVVATGVAALTVQRPHPLWSEQHPDAWWDATQAAVRAIDPAVRRAVRGIGIAGQMHGATLLGADDRPLRPAILWNDGRSEAECKALEAKAPDLHAIAGNLAMPGFTAPKLMWVASHEPETFAATRTVLLPKDEVRLRMTGDKVSDMSDSAGTLWLDVAARDWSDAILAATGLTREHMPRLVEGSQVSGTLRAEVAEAWGMERVPVAGGGGDNAAGAAGVGVVEDGDALLSLGTSGVIFVATRDFRPNPARAVHAFCHCLPDMWHQMAVHLSAAACIDWVARLTGTSGAAELFARAESVGPACGPEIFLPYLSGERTPHNDAEVRGGFLALDHDTTPERLAQAVLEGVAFALADGVEVLREAGTDLTRLSVIGGGARSRYWGQTLAAALNVELVYAQGGEVGPALGAARLAQLAVDGGDPAAVCTKLTTSHTIAPDPDLVERLAPKLAAFRAAYPRITPRSI; translated from the coding sequence ATGTTCCTCGGCATCGATATCGGGACGTCAGGGGTCAAGGCCGTCGCGCTCGACGAGCGCGGCGGCGTCGTGGCCACCGGCGTGGCGGCGCTCACCGTCCAGCGGCCGCACCCGCTCTGGTCCGAACAGCACCCCGACGCGTGGTGGGATGCGACCCAGGCCGCGGTGCGCGCGATCGACCCGGCGGTGCGCCGGGCCGTCCGCGGCATCGGCATCGCCGGCCAGATGCACGGCGCGACCCTGCTCGGTGCCGACGATCGTCCGCTCCGCCCCGCGATCCTGTGGAACGACGGGCGCAGCGAGGCGGAGTGCAAGGCGCTGGAGGCCAAGGCGCCCGACCTCCACGCCATTGCGGGCAACCTCGCGATGCCGGGCTTCACCGCGCCCAAGCTGATGTGGGTGGCAAGCCACGAGCCCGAGACGTTCGCCGCCACGCGCACCGTACTCCTTCCCAAGGACGAGGTGCGGCTGCGCATGACCGGCGATAAGGTGTCGGACATGTCCGACTCGGCCGGCACGCTCTGGCTCGACGTCGCCGCGCGCGACTGGTCCGACGCGATCCTTGCCGCCACCGGCCTGACGCGTGAGCACATGCCGCGCCTGGTCGAAGGGTCGCAGGTGTCGGGCACGCTCCGCGCCGAAGTGGCCGAGGCATGGGGCATGGAGCGCGTGCCCGTCGCCGGCGGCGGCGGCGACAATGCCGCGGGAGCCGCGGGCGTCGGCGTGGTCGAGGATGGCGATGCCCTCCTCTCGCTGGGCACGTCGGGCGTCATCTTCGTCGCGACCCGGGACTTCCGCCCCAACCCGGCGCGCGCGGTCCATGCCTTCTGCCACTGCCTGCCCGATATGTGGCACCAGATGGCGGTCCATCTGTCGGCCGCCGCCTGCATCGACTGGGTCGCGCGCCTCACCGGCACGAGCGGCGCGGCCGAGCTGTTCGCGCGCGCCGAGAGCGTCGGCCCCGCCTGTGGTCCGGAAATCTTCCTTCCCTATTTGTCGGGCGAGCGTACGCCGCACAACGACGCGGAGGTCCGCGGCGGCTTCCTCGCCCTCGACCACGACACCACGCCCGAGCGGCTGGCGCAGGCGGTGCTGGAGGGCGTCGCCTTCGCGCTCGCCGACGGGGTCGAGGTGCTTCGCGAGGCGGGCACCGACCTCACCCGCCTGTCGGTGATCGGCGGCGGCGCCCGCTCGCGCTATTGGGGCCAGACGCTGGCCGCCGCGCTCAACGTCGAGCTCGTCTATGCGCAGGGCGGCGAGGTCGGACCGGCGCTCGGCGCGGCGCGGCTCGCCCAGCTGGCCGTGGACGGCGGCGATCCCGCCGCGGTCTGCACCAAGCTCACCACCAGCCACACCATCGCGCCCGACCCCGATTTGGTCGAGCGTCTCGCCCCCAAGCTGGCGGCCTTCCGCGCCGCCTATCCCCGCATCACGCCCAGGAGCATCTAA
- a CDS encoding glycoside hydrolase family 43 protein: protein MKNARNPLIVSALALALAACSGNAPQTGNEAAADNAAAETLGNAVILANASADAVGPDGRKYLSQPLTTEIYTADPSAHVWGDGKLYVYGSHDIDGDAKEDDLGSHFEMRDYRVLSMDEPGGKTTVHPVALDVKDVPWASQQMWAPDAAFKNGTYYLYFPAKDKQGAFRIGVATSKSPVGPFKANPEPIKNSFSIDPAVFADGNDHYMIWGGIWGGQLQRNTTGTYDPNGSKTDAGKPNEPALAPKIAKLNGDMMEFAEAPRDIRIVDEAGKPILGGDTDRRFFEAAWMHKRGDTYYLSYSTGDTHYLVYATGKSPYGPFTYRGRILEPVNGWTSHHSIVDWKGKSYLFYHDVQLSGQTRLRNVKMTELKYNPDGSIQTIDPFAK, encoded by the coding sequence ATGAAGAACGCCCGCAATCCCCTGATCGTCAGCGCGCTTGCCCTTGCGCTTGCCGCCTGTTCGGGGAACGCGCCGCAGACCGGCAACGAAGCCGCGGCCGACAACGCCGCCGCGGAGACGCTGGGCAATGCGGTGATCCTGGCCAACGCCAGCGCCGATGCGGTCGGTCCCGATGGCCGCAAGTACCTGTCGCAGCCGCTGACGACCGAAATCTACACTGCCGATCCCTCCGCGCATGTTTGGGGCGACGGCAAGCTCTATGTCTATGGCAGCCACGATATCGACGGCGACGCCAAGGAAGACGATCTCGGCAGCCATTTCGAGATGCGCGACTATCGCGTGCTGAGCATGGACGAGCCTGGCGGCAAGACGACGGTCCACCCCGTTGCGCTGGACGTCAAGGACGTGCCCTGGGCCAGCCAGCAGATGTGGGCCCCCGACGCCGCGTTCAAGAACGGCACCTACTACCTCTATTTCCCCGCCAAGGATAAGCAGGGCGCGTTCCGCATCGGCGTCGCCACGTCGAAGTCGCCGGTCGGCCCGTTCAAGGCCAATCCGGAACCCATCAAGAACAGCTTCTCGATCGATCCCGCTGTCTTCGCCGACGGCAACGATCACTACATGATCTGGGGCGGCATCTGGGGCGGTCAGCTTCAGCGCAACACCACCGGCACCTATGATCCCAACGGGTCGAAGACCGACGCCGGCAAGCCGAACGAGCCCGCGCTCGCGCCCAAGATCGCCAAGCTCAACGGCGACATGATGGAGTTTGCCGAGGCGCCGCGCGACATCAGGATCGTGGACGAGGCGGGCAAGCCGATCCTGGGCGGCGACACCGACCGCCGCTTCTTCGAGGCGGCGTGGATGCACAAGCGCGGCGACACCTATTATCTCAGCTACTCGACCGGCGACACGCATTACCTCGTCTACGCGACGGGCAAGTCGCCCTATGGCCCGTTCACCTATCGCGGCCGCATCCTCGAGCCCGTGAACGGCTGGACCAGCCACCATTCGATCGTCGACTGGAAGGGCAAGAGCTACCTCTTCTACCACGACGTCCAGCTGTCGGGTCAGACGCGCCTTCGCAACGTCAAGATGACCGAGCTGAAGTACAATCCCGACGGTTCGATCCAGACCATCGACCCGTTCGCGAAGTAA
- a CDS encoding glycoside hydrolase family 43 protein, translating to MKLRSGLMLGALALLAAPLLAQDRMGTAPGSNPLFRDRFTADPAPLVVGDTLYLYTGHDVAQRDEMFNMQEWLVWSTKDMKTWTPHPAIMNVKDFKWAKKDAWAAQTIEKNGKFWFYAAVEHDDTHPGKAIAVAVADTPTGPFKDAKGSALITNQMTPKGTHSWEDIDPTVFTDDDGSTYIAWGNRQAYIAKLKPNMIELDGPITEITPPHFEEGPWLHKRGKMYYLTYASLDRSKHRDERISYSTAPSIKGPWTYRGELADSGKYSFTIHPGIAAFRGNWYIFMHNATLAIGDLNGSIGRRTVTAEYLRYNPDGTLKKVPHTAAGVTVPAPADAKVR from the coding sequence ATGAAGCTTCGTTCGGGCCTGATGCTGGGCGCGCTTGCGCTGCTGGCCGCACCGCTGCTCGCGCAGGACCGCATGGGCACCGCCCCCGGATCGAACCCGCTGTTCCGCGACCGCTTCACCGCAGACCCTGCGCCGCTGGTCGTCGGCGACACGCTCTATCTCTACACCGGCCACGACGTCGCCCAGCGCGACGAGATGTTCAACATGCAGGAATGGCTGGTCTGGTCGACCAAGGACATGAAGACCTGGACCCCGCACCCGGCGATCATGAACGTCAAGGATTTCAAATGGGCCAAGAAGGATGCCTGGGCCGCGCAGACGATCGAAAAGAACGGCAAGTTCTGGTTCTATGCCGCGGTCGAGCATGACGACACGCACCCGGGCAAGGCGATCGCCGTAGCCGTCGCCGACACGCCCACCGGCCCGTTCAAGGATGCCAAGGGATCGGCGCTCATCACCAACCAGATGACGCCCAAGGGCACGCACAGCTGGGAGGATATCGACCCGACCGTCTTCACCGACGACGATGGCTCGACCTACATCGCCTGGGGCAATCGCCAGGCCTATATCGCCAAGCTGAAGCCCAACATGATCGAACTGGACGGCCCGATCACGGAGATCACGCCCCCGCATTTCGAGGAGGGGCCCTGGCTGCACAAGCGCGGCAAGATGTACTATCTCACCTATGCCTCGCTCGACCGGTCGAAGCACCGCGACGAGCGCATCTCCTATTCGACCGCGCCGTCGATCAAGGGACCGTGGACCTATCGCGGCGAGCTGGCCGATTCGGGCAAGTACAGCTTCACGATCCATCCGGGGATCGCCGCGTTCAGGGGTAACTGGTACATCTTCATGCACAATGCGACGCTGGCGATCGGCGACCTCAACGGGTCGATCGGACGCCGCACGGTGACGGCCGAGTATCTTCGCTACAATCCCGACGGCACGCTCAAGAAGGTGCCGCACACCGCAGCGGGCGTCACCGTGCCCGCCCCCGCCGACGCCAAGGTTCGCTGA
- a CDS encoding NPCBM/NEW2 domain-containing protein: MIGRTLRNGLSAAVLAAMMVAPASAQTRRDPLAPTGRWSANTAGRAATPPMGWNSWNAFYSDVDEEKVMASAKIIADSGLQAAGYRSINIDDGWWLRRRQPDGRMVIRADKFPSARTGRDGETTFRPLTDRLHSMGFRAGIYSDIGRNSCGQIYTPNFANQPEGTIAEREVGLYGHVDQDIRLYFAEWGFDAIKVDGCGVRGLGADSDHVKKGDYRQFDPLIDMNAIGRTDIARVRGLYQEVADALKRHNPDGDYMYSVCLWGSSNVRAWAKDVGNISRTSDDITSNWARMLTNFDTTLTRALYAHPGSWNDPDMLFVGQGDFDKDHMTEARSHFALWAITNAPLLIGYDLRKATREQLALFGNKGLIALNQDAGGHQAVPAYLSDDVQVLVKTLANGEKAVALFNRGLAPMKAVLTAEHLKMRADRPVALIDLWGGKARSFTGETSFEIAPRETLVFTAKGTRSLEAGMYLSEVPGDVNPAEDGVVVPKADPTIHHSVIPWVGTKGRGEHPQYAGWGGAQADRSPFLTPLRVAGTRIDTGLGVLANSRLEVQGRGASRFAATVGVDDAASDRTRAVVFEVYGDGRLLKRSAPVRAGQAAVPIEAELGGARIVELVARAAGRGPAGEALPVVWGEARLLR, from the coding sequence ATGATCGGACGGACGCTGCGCAACGGACTGTCGGCGGCAGTGCTGGCCGCGATGATGGTGGCACCGGCGAGCGCGCAGACGCGCCGCGATCCGCTGGCACCCACCGGCCGCTGGAGCGCCAACACCGCCGGTCGCGCGGCGACGCCGCCGATGGGGTGGAACAGCTGGAACGCGTTCTACAGCGACGTCGACGAGGAAAAGGTGATGGCCTCGGCCAAGATCATCGCCGACAGCGGGCTTCAGGCGGCGGGATACCGCTCGATCAATATCGACGACGGCTGGTGGCTGCGCCGCCGCCAGCCCGATGGCCGGATGGTGATTCGTGCCGACAAGTTCCCCTCCGCGCGCACCGGCCGGGACGGCGAGACCACCTTTCGCCCGCTGACCGACCGGCTGCACTCGATGGGCTTTCGTGCCGGCATCTACTCCGACATCGGCCGCAACAGCTGCGGCCAGATCTACACGCCCAATTTCGCCAACCAGCCCGAGGGGACGATCGCCGAGCGTGAGGTCGGGCTCTATGGCCATGTCGACCAGGACATCCGCCTCTATTTCGCCGAATGGGGCTTCGACGCGATCAAGGTCGACGGCTGCGGCGTGCGCGGGCTGGGCGCCGACAGCGACCATGTGAAGAAGGGCGACTACCGCCAGTTCGACCCGCTGATCGACATGAACGCGATCGGCCGAACCGACATCGCGCGCGTGCGCGGGCTCTATCAGGAAGTCGCCGACGCGCTGAAGCGGCACAATCCCGACGGCGACTATATGTACTCGGTCTGCCTGTGGGGATCGTCGAACGTCCGCGCCTGGGCCAAGGATGTCGGCAACATCTCTCGCACCAGCGACGACATCACGTCGAACTGGGCGCGGATGCTCACCAATTTCGACACCACGCTGACGCGCGCGCTCTATGCGCATCCGGGCAGCTGGAACGACCCCGACATGCTGTTCGTGGGGCAGGGCGACTTCGACAAGGACCATATGACCGAAGCGCGATCGCACTTCGCGCTTTGGGCAATCACCAATGCGCCGCTGCTGATCGGATACGACCTGCGCAAGGCGACGCGCGAGCAGTTGGCGCTGTTCGGCAACAAGGGGCTGATCGCGCTCAACCAGGATGCCGGCGGGCATCAGGCGGTGCCCGCTTATCTGTCTGACGACGTGCAGGTGCTGGTGAAGACGCTGGCGAACGGCGAGAAGGCGGTGGCGCTGTTCAATCGCGGGCTGGCGCCGATGAAGGCGGTGCTGACCGCCGAGCACCTCAAGATGCGCGCCGACCGGCCGGTGGCGCTGATCGACCTGTGGGGCGGCAAGGCACGCAGCTTCACCGGCGAGACGAGCTTCGAGATCGCGCCGCGCGAAACGCTTGTGTTCACCGCCAAGGGGACGCGGTCGCTGGAGGCGGGCATGTACCTGTCCGAGGTGCCGGGCGACGTGAACCCGGCCGAGGACGGCGTGGTGGTGCCAAAGGCCGACCCGACCATCCATCATTCGGTGATCCCCTGGGTCGGCACCAAGGGTCGCGGCGAGCATCCGCAATATGCCGGCTGGGGCGGGGCGCAGGCGGATCGGTCGCCCTTCCTGACGCCGCTGCGCGTCGCGGGAACGCGGATCGACACGGGGCTGGGCGTGCTCGCCAATTCGCGGCTGGAGGTGCAGGGGCGCGGCGCGTCGCGCTTCGCGGCGACGGTCGGCGTGGACGACGCGGCGAGCGACCGGACGCGGGCGGTGGTGTTCGAGGTCTATGGCGACGGGCGGCTGCTCAAGCGGTCGGCGCCGGTGCGGGCCGGACAGGCGGCAGTGCCGATCGAGGCGGAGTTGGGCGGCGCGCGCATCGTCGAGCTCGTCGCGCGTGCGGCAGGGCGCGGGCCGGCGGGCGAAGCGCTGCCGGTGGTGTGGGGCGAGGCGCGGCTCCTGCGGTAG
- a CDS encoding cupin-like domain-containing protein — MSDAVAAIDARAIPSRAAFETEVVAPCRPVVLRGAAADWPLRQAAARSDAALIDTLAELADDHSAELFVGDPRIAGRYYYSEDLAGFNFERRTMKLGQALAAIGHAAAEGGESLYLGSLPADQGFVRFPAVHPMPWLAPEVTPRLWIGTASQVACHHDRLDNLAICVAGRRRFTLFPPEAIDDLYVGPIDHTMAGQPVGLAAGSPAGDPRWPRFEAWRDRALVADLEPGDALYLPKLWWHQVEATGHLNLLVNYWWDAFPSGPDAPFTALLLAMTTLAERPLPERQAWRAFYDHYVFRPDRHPLEHLPAEQRGVLGPLAQNRGRIRAMVMQWLRGGR; from the coding sequence GTGAGCGACGCGGTCGCCGCGATCGACGCGCGCGCGATCCCGAGCCGCGCAGCGTTCGAGACCGAGGTGGTGGCGCCCTGCCGCCCTGTCGTGCTGCGCGGCGCGGCTGCCGATTGGCCGCTCCGCCAGGCGGCGGCTCGAAGTGACGCGGCGCTGATCGACACGCTTGCCGAGCTTGCCGACGATCACTCAGCGGAGCTTTTCGTCGGCGATCCGCGCATCGCCGGCCGCTATTATTACTCGGAGGATCTGGCGGGCTTCAATTTCGAACGCCGCACGATGAAGCTGGGTCAGGCGCTCGCCGCGATTGGCCACGCCGCGGCGGAGGGCGGCGAGAGCCTCTATCTCGGTTCGCTTCCCGCCGACCAGGGATTTGTCCGCTTTCCCGCCGTGCATCCTATGCCGTGGCTCGCGCCCGAAGTGACGCCGCGGCTGTGGATCGGCACCGCGTCGCAGGTCGCCTGCCATCATGACCGGCTCGACAATCTCGCCATCTGCGTCGCGGGCCGGCGCCGCTTCACGCTGTTCCCGCCGGAGGCGATCGACGACCTCTATGTCGGGCCGATCGACCATACGATGGCGGGGCAGCCCGTCGGCCTCGCGGCCGGCTCGCCCGCCGGCGATCCGCGCTGGCCGCGGTTCGAGGCGTGGCGCGACCGCGCGCTCGTCGCCGATCTGGAACCCGGCGACGCGCTGTACCTGCCAAAGCTCTGGTGGCATCAGGTCGAGGCCACGGGCCACCTCAACCTTCTCGTCAATTACTGGTGGGACGCGTTCCCCAGCGGCCCCGACGCGCCGTTTACCGCGCTGCTGCTCGCAATGACGACGCTGGCCGAGCGGCCGCTGCCCGAGCGGCAGGCATGGCGCGCGTTCTACGACCACTATGTCTTTCGCCCCGACCGCCATCCGCTCGAGCATCTGCCGGCCGAGCAGCGCGGCGTGCTCGGACCACTCGCGCAGAACCGCGGCCGGATCCGCGCGATGGTGATGCAGTGGCTGCGCGGCGGCCGCTAG
- a CDS encoding SapC family protein, which translates to MAQQRLELLNSQDHGALRLGSLDEAPPHFVQIVIDEFAAAAALCPILITKAAETGQFYAGAILGLKPDEPTLVTRDQLTGLFEPLDWMRRGFHVSGEQIAIDRDDPRFADTAGEPMFEGDTPSPALQAMARSLGRLKLGLDATQAFIDAMERHRLLEPIEVALDFDDGERLNLAGLYSISLDAIGELPDADALALLRAGHLQAAYTMVQSLRQIGRLARLRNARLTAG; encoded by the coding sequence ATGGCGCAGCAGCGCTTGGAACTGTTGAATTCGCAGGATCATGGCGCGCTGCGCCTCGGGTCGCTCGACGAAGCGCCGCCGCACTTCGTACAGATCGTCATTGACGAGTTCGCCGCTGCCGCCGCGCTCTGCCCGATCCTCATCACCAAGGCGGCCGAGACCGGCCAATTCTATGCCGGCGCGATCCTAGGGCTCAAACCGGACGAGCCGACGCTCGTCACGCGCGACCAGCTGACCGGGCTGTTCGAGCCGCTCGACTGGATGCGCCGCGGCTTCCATGTCTCGGGCGAGCAGATCGCGATCGACCGCGACGATCCGCGCTTCGCCGACACCGCGGGCGAGCCGATGTTCGAGGGCGACACCCCCTCCCCCGCGCTTCAGGCGATGGCGCGGTCGCTCGGCCGGCTCAAGCTGGGCCTCGACGCGACCCAGGCGTTCATCGACGCGATGGAGCGGCATCGCCTGCTCGAGCCAATCGAGGTCGCGCTCGATTTCGACGATGGTGAGCGGCTCAACCTGGCCGGGCTCTATTCCATCAGCCTCGACGCGATCGGCGAGCTTCCCGACGCCGATGCGCTCGCCTTGCTGCGCGCCGGGCACCTCCAGGCCGCTTATACGATGGTGCAGTCACTGCGTCAGATCGGCCGGCTCGCGCGGCTGCGCAATGCTCGGTTGACCGCGGGGTGA